From a region of the Paenibacillus lutimineralis genome:
- the comX gene encoding competence pheromone ComX, protein MLKELIQALVKDSGAMMNIREGQLQLAGMSAVEQRALIDVLRDKGDMSKEPLRFIPWC, encoded by the coding sequence ATGTTGAAAGAACTGATTCAAGCTTTGGTGAAGGATTCTGGTGCAATGATGAATATTCGTGAAGGACAGCTTCAATTGGCAGGCATGAGCGCCGTCGAGCAGAGAGCTTTGATCGATGTGCTCAGAGACAAGGGAGATATGAGTAAAGAGCCACTTCGCTTTATTCCATGGTGTTAA
- a CDS encoding polyprenyl synthetase family protein has protein sequence MEQFAEMLEIELRESLRTYFSVPQLYEHALACLEDKIQESSMLLGKMTVLHYRMFAGEDTRDIYRAAAAIELMMLGLDIIDDIQDKDNGKMAWNQLPSEIALNIGIGMLTLSGELILETGFPSERKLAAAQLLNQGVLIAVNGQMTDLYNDVSSEEEYIEMVSQKSAALLVTASMIGTVLATGEWIEEVKLYAEQLGIAAQIKNDIRDLLNWDDKNDFLNRKKTLPTLYLLQSVSDEERWIIDYFEGRLDFADVVGRKQEVERIIESTGTLIYTSVRMRTHYYRYLEHIERLNIEPHWREKMLSFAE, from the coding sequence GTGGAGCAATTTGCTGAAATGCTAGAAATAGAATTACGCGAAAGTTTAAGAACCTATTTTAGCGTCCCACAGCTCTATGAACACGCACTCGCATGTCTTGAGGACAAAATACAGGAATCTTCTATGCTATTAGGCAAAATGACCGTACTTCACTACCGGATGTTTGCAGGTGAGGATACACGGGATATTTACAGAGCGGCAGCGGCGATCGAGCTGATGATGCTCGGCCTAGACATCATCGATGATATACAGGACAAGGATAACGGTAAAATGGCATGGAACCAGCTTCCGTCCGAAATCGCCCTGAATATCGGGATCGGTATGCTGACGCTCTCAGGGGAGCTTATTCTGGAAACTGGATTCCCCAGTGAACGGAAATTGGCGGCTGCACAGCTTCTTAATCAGGGGGTTCTTATCGCCGTAAATGGGCAAATGACGGATCTGTATAATGATGTCAGTTCGGAAGAGGAGTACATTGAGATGGTATCGCAGAAATCAGCGGCCCTTCTCGTTACGGCCAGCATGATCGGCACGGTGCTGGCAACTGGTGAATGGATTGAGGAAGTTAAGTTGTATGCTGAGCAGCTCGGCATCGCCGCCCAGATCAAAAATGACATTCGCGATTTGCTTAACTGGGATGACAAGAATGACTTTCTAAATCGAAAAAAGACGCTTCCGACACTGTACTTGCTGCAGTCTGTCTCCGATGAAGAACGCTGGATCATCGATTATTTCGAGGGGCGCCTGGATTTCGCCGATGTCGTAGGGCGCAAGCAGGAGGTTGAGAGGATTATAGAATCAACGGGAACGCTGATTTATACCTCAGTTCGAATGAGGACGCACTACTATCGCTATTTAGAGCACATTGAACGCCTTAATATCGAGCCGCACTGGAGGGAGAAGATGCTCTCTTTTGCTGAATAA